ACGGGAGCAAATAGCGGCCAATCCCTCCGTGGCACAACGCGCGACGCGACAGACATTAATAAAGTAATAAATAATCAATGTTGACAACAATAGCAAGGACGGACGTGACTCGGAGAGCGATACCATACGGACTATGGACAGGAAGAGAGACCCGTCCAGGATATTCTACCCACACGGATGGAGAGAACTAGTTAATGGGTcactggaagaaggatttgGTGAGTACAACGTGAGCGAGTACAACGCTAACCATGACAGCTCCTATCGCGCTCGCAACGATCGATAACCTCACAACGGGATACTATATTCCCCAAAAGTGCGCAAAATTTTCTCATGGCAGTAATGATCGAAGCTCAATAGCGAAATAAAACCACAGTGAACATCTCCAAGTTCTCTTGTATCTTGCTATAAACCCCTACGACCACGGTCTCTCCTCCTATGAGCCTTTCACCGTCCTCTACCGTCTCCTCAGACTCCACAACCCTAGATTATTTGCAGGTGGCATaccttctcatccttcgGCCTCTTTCTACCAcgcccttctcctttcctctaGTACCAACAATGGCAATGGCAATGGTAATACACTGGACCACCCACATGATGACGTCCCATCATGGCTTAcatgggaaaagggaagaagtcTTTTACACAGAAATGTGTACAAGTATATGAAACGTTGCAAGGACCAAGGAATTTGGCCGCTTTTGTGGATGGATCCTGCCAGGGAAAACCGGATGGCAGACCGCGCtaggaaggcgaggaaagcgagggaagggatgggaaaTACCATCAAGGTAAAGGAAAAACTCAGAGAATCAAGACAGGCCCAGTCTCCAAAaagggatggtgatgaggaagacgacgatggGAACCATCCGCCCGAGAATGTGGTTGACGCGGAACTTGATATCGATCTTGATCTCGAGCAAGAGCTGGAACATGACAACGAACGGGCGAAACCTCCAACGCCGCAAGGTTGGCTCCTCTTGGAATGGCTTGTTGCAAtgtgggaaaaggatgagacGGTGAGAAGGGGACCGTACGAGAATCCCCAGCTGGAATGGTCCCCGATCTTCTTGAGGCAATTGGCGAGACCGTATGATAAGACGGGGCAGATGCAATGGAGTGATGCGGACATGGTAATGGGGATTTTAAAAGCGGCTTTGGCAGAACCACTCCCTGAGGAAGataaaggtgaagaggaggttgaagatgatgaagatgatgaagattaCAATGAGGCGGAGatcgaagaagataaagagaCTAGAATAGCGAGGGAGGAAGCAAAGATCACCAAAAAgttggaaagggaagaaggaaaagagatgcTTGCCAGGAAACGTTTTACCGCTGTCAGACTGTTCCGCCTCGTATGTATTCTCTTTGTAGAGACGCTTGTCCGCTAACTCATCTGCAGCTATTCGACACAGCCATCGCCCCTCTCCCTGCTCCACCCTCTTCTAACCCTCCTTCGCGCCCGCTGTCATCCAGCCCCGGTCTAGATACCGGACCATCCAcctcccccttcccctcttcccccgGCATTGGTAATGGTCCTGTCACTCGCATGAACACAGCAGCTTCCACTCCACCGACTCCCATGTCCAACCCGCCTTCCCCGTCCCATTCAACTCCCGCTGTCCATCCGCCATTCAACCCTCCATCCCTCACCTCATCCCTTATCCACACCCTTGCTCCCCTcccacttccttccctccagACTTTTTTTATGCTCCTcattccctctcctttcttttctcgcaccccttccttctccttcccccatGACATGGACATCAACGCACCTCCCGCCGGCGCCGCTTCCGacgccaccaccaccctcccacctccacccttAGCCCCCATCGCACACATTATCACCCTCTTACTCGAACATTTTGCGGGGACGTCCCGCcaaaaaggggaagaacGCCGGGAACGAAGACGACGGCGTTTACGCGAACTCGACTTTGAGCCAGGATATAATGGTCTAGGGAGGCCGACTGTGGGATACTTGTGTAGAGAAGTTTTGGCTCTTGTCCCTCATTTGCCGGCACCGACGCCGAAGGGTAGGATTGGGAGAGacaagaagggaaagagtgTAAAGCCAAAGGTAAacatggagaaggggacggaggaggaagggcaaGACGAAAAAGTGGGGATAAAAATGGCACACTTGAAACTCGTTCTTTTGCAAACTCTTCTGCGACAAGAAGGAGCTCGTGAAAAGGCTTATTTATCCGAACAGATGGAATTGGAAACTCTAAGAAGCGAaaaggaatggagaagaaatgtGGAAAAGAGTTTCATGGTTTCAGAGACaatgagagatgaagatccTAAAAGTTCGACGGCGTTGATGAGGGTAGGAAGGATGGTACTGTTGTCTGTAGACAGATTAGTTAGCATATAATATGCAAAAGGAGACGATCGTGCAGTGTCTGTGTTGGATTTCACAGTATGCCAAAATTGCATCACTTCTCTAATATGTATATGCACACTCTTTAAAAAAGTTAAACCCTTACGGCCTTCACGAACgcctcaaccttctccttgacctttcctccttctccttcgacCCCGCTGCTGACATCCACACACCAAACGCCTTCACCAGCTTGTTCAATCGCCTGGCCCACATTTTCGGGCGTCAACCCGCCCGCGAGAATGACAGGGAGAGGCACATGGCCTTCAGATCCCACTTCGCCAGACTGGATAAGCCGCTTCGCATGTTCCCAAGGGAAcgcttttccttccccaccaccaccagaCGCACCACCCGCATCGAGCAAGATCGCTTGGTTTAAACCTGGTCGCTTAatctctccacctctaACGATTCCTTCGGGTGAGACTCGGAACACCTTGATCACAGGCACGGGGATGAACTTGGCCCAGGCTTGGGGTTCATCACCGTGTAATTGAACAAGGTCGAGGCCAATCTCGTCGACGGCTGTAAGGATGTCGGAGAGAGACTGATTTTGGAAGACACCGACTAAAAGGGGTTTGCGCCGGGATGAGAGCAGGGCGGATTGGGTGGTGAACCaaggggaggaaaggcAAGGTTCTAAtgacttggaagaagattgagatCGGGCAGATTGCACAAGAGCGGAAATTTCGCGGGCGGTAGAAGTAGAGATGCAGCGTTTTGTACCAGGGACAAGGATTACACCGAGAAGATCGGCACCGGCACTGATTGCAAGCTTGGCATCGTCTGCAGAGCGGATACCACAAATCTTGACGAGCGGCTTGGGCTTGGGAACGACCTCAAGAGGCGGTAAGCCAATAAGCGATCGGAGGAAAGCCTTGGTATCGGTCGCTCGCATCAAAGCCTCACCAACAAGCACACCCTTGACGCCTTCCTTGACATATTGCTGAACATCTTCGTGGCTTGAAATGCCACTCAAAGCGCAGACAACAACGTCCCGTCCGTTGAGAGCGGCATTAACCCGAGAAGTGGTGGACATGTCAACATTAAAGTCATGCAGGTTACGGTTGTTCACGCCAATGACCTTGGAACCAATTTCAAGGGCTAGTGAAAGCTCAGTAGGGTTGTTGACCTCGACGAGGGGTTCCATTCCAAGTGACACAGAGTAATCATACAATTCCTTGAGTTGCTGAGGCGCCAACATGGCGACGATGAGAAGCACGGTGTCGGCACCATACAGTCTAGCTTCATCAATCATGTATTTGGATAAAACGAAATCCTTTCGCAAGATGGCAGGACGATTGGGGAGACTGTCAACAGCGTTTCGCACAGCGAGCATGTCAAGCACGCTCCCCTTGAACCACGTAGGCTCTGTGAGTACTGAGATGACAGAAGCACCAGCAAGGGCGTATTTGAGTGCTTGCTCGGGAGCTGAAGCGGTAGGGGCAATATCGCCcttggaaggagaagcaCGCTTAATCTCGGCCATGACGGCAGTGTGGGGAGTAGAGACCATACGGTCTCTGAAGTTAATCAAAGGTGGTGAAGTGtagagggaaagagaggtaGAGACATTGGCGGGGCTTGTAGCGGGAATCTTCTCGGTTTGCTCAACGTCCAATAATCTCTGCGCGTGAATCTTATTCAAAATAGTGGGCAAGCTTGGAGCGCCATTGGTCTTGGCCTTGAgctgttcttcctctccctccgcGGGAACGCCACACCAAGCATTTTCACCACCCCATTTCCCGCCCTTCATTTGGATGAAGTTGGCCATCAATCCTCGACCACCCTCACTCATACAACTCTCAGGATGGTACTGCACGGCTTCAACGGTGTATGTCCTGTGCCGTACACCCATGATCACACCAGATTCCTTGGTGGTCGAAGTGACTTGCAAGACTGAAGGAACCGACTGAATTTGAGCGGAAAGAGAATGGTATCGAGTAGAAGAGAGGAACTGGGGGAGGTTGTGGAAGACACCGATAGAATCGTGCTGGACAAGCGAGGTTTTACCATGTTTGATTTCGCCTGCGTAAGCAATCTATTGTTCGTCAGCAAAGCTCCTTGAAAGATAGGAATATAGAAATAATAACTCACCTCTCCACCGAGCAAGTCAACAATACACTCCAGACCCATGCACACACCTAATATAGGCAACTTGCCCATTCCCCAAGCAATCACATCCCTAGAGACACCAGAGTCTGTCCTAGGGTGTCCAGGACCGGGAGATATCACGATTCGTTCAAGCTCGCCGTCAGCGAACATCCTCTGTTCATGTTGTTAGCCTGTCGACCGTACAATTggataaagaaaaagacatacctcaatctccttaAGGGTAATCTTATCATTACGGACGACATAGGGATTACCGCCGACAGACGCGAGATCGGCGTAAATGTTCCAGGTGAAAGAGTCGTAGTTGTCGATCAGTAGAGTAAAGCCCattttgattttttctCGGGTGTACCGAGATTTTTTTGCTGTCAAAGTAAATGGGCAGAAAAGATGAATTCACACTTTGACGTGCTGACGAATATCTCAAAATAACGACTGGGTTGTTGGGCGACCAAATCCGTCGTCGTCGACTCGGAACAACGCCGGTGGCAAGAAATTACACGTCAAGTCTGtcgtcaacaacaacaacaaaaaaagaattcAGTCAACAAGCAAGCAATACAACAAACGAACAACAACATTATACATCAATCAGCactcaacaacaataaACGATAACATGACAAGCAACAATGCAACAAATCAAGCAattcttgcttcttcttctatgGGCATTATTCGTTGCTATTCTCCTTTTAATCTTTCAGCTCTATAATGGGCCTTCGATAGCAGGACCATAATAGCCGTATATACCCAGTCGTATTTTGTCATGTTCCATGTGACGGGTGAAAACTGTAATCGTCATTTCTACGTAGAATTGTACCAATGAACGtccttcatcgtcaaatACAATGTCGCGGCGAATAAGAAGTCGCCACCATCACACCCAACGCGGCTGGTATTGCTCACTTATACGTAGACGTAGGAATGAAATCCGTACCATACTAGTACTGCAAGTTAAAATCAGCCCAGATTTTGACCACACAAAAAACATTATTTGAAGACTGCAAAGCACCATGGCCTAATGAATCATTCTTTGTATATCTACCACCCCTCCTTACAAAATTCACTAACACCTGCTACACTCCCCAGACGCCATCACCATGAAAAAGACTATTGTATGTCGCGAAGCTACACCTCAATAACACCGCAAACGATGCCGCTCATGATAATGTCCAGATCGTCATTATATTTCTCCCTTGACCAGCTTGCGAGGTCGAGCAACATCTTGGAAGCGGGCATATCTGGACCATCCCGTGCCGCTGT
Above is a genomic segment from Cryptococcus deuterogattii R265 chromosome 8, complete sequence containing:
- a CDS encoding anthranilate synthase/indole-3-glycerol phosphate synthase/phosphoribosylanthranilate isomerase, with translation MGFTLLIDNYDSFTWNIYADLASVGGNPYVVRNDKITLKEIERMFADGELERIVISPGPGHPRTDSGVSRDVIAWGMGKLPILGVCMGLECIVDLLGGEIAYAGEIKHGKTSLVQHDSIGVFHNLPQFLSSTRYHSLSAQIQSVPSVLQVTSTTKESGVIMGVRHRTYTVEAVQYHPESCMSEGGRGLMANFIQMKGGKWGGENAWCGVPAEGEEEQLKAKTNGAPSLPTILNKIHAQRLLDVEQTEKIPATSPANVSTSLSLYTSPPLINFRDRMVSTPHTAVMAEIKRASPSKGDIAPTASAPEQALKYALAGASVISVLTEPTWFKGSVLDMLAVRNAVDSLPNRPAILRKDFVLSKYMIDEARLYGADTVLLIVAMLAPQQLKELYDYSVSLGMEPLVEVNNPTELSLALEIGSKVIGVNNRNLHDFNVDMSTTSRVNAALNGRDVVVCALSGISSHEDVQQYVKEGVKGVLVGEALMRATDTKAFLRSLIGLPPLEVVPKPKPLVKICGIRSADDAKLAISAGADLLGVILVPGTKRCISTSTAREISALVQSARSQSSSKSLEPCLSSPWFTTQSALLSSRRKPLLVGVFQNQSLSDILTAVDEIGLDLVQLHGDEPQAWAKFIPVPVIKVFRVSPEGIVRGGEIKRPGLNQAILLDAGGASGGGGEGKAFPWEHAKRLIQSGEVGSEGHVPLPVILAGGLTPENVGQAIEQAGEGVWCVDVSSGVEGEGGKVKEKVEAFVKAVRV